The Pseudomonas eucalypticola genome has a window encoding:
- a CDS encoding aminotransferase class I/II-fold pyridoxal phosphate-dependent enzyme: MNTLLVTGSTAVEIAESIEQLIRDREIVTGHLLPAVRSLAAQLDVSPNTVGAAYKLLRDAQWVVTDGRRGTRVAAEQASAIARHALPEHLRDLASGNVDARLLPRLDAQEWAGMPGDTGYDIQANEPQLLDLAARWLHSQHLPSQDIGVFQGAMDCMEKALRAHCRPGNRVLVESPCWPPVLALLASLRLKPVALLSDNHGACVPSEQALQNAAAVILTPRAQNPTGRTFSESRWQTWANALQEAPGTLLILDDHWGPLSHATPPQAMAMPARWVHITSASKFLGPDLRLSVVTGAPQVLAAMQRLQALASRWVSLLVQRLAARLWQQALDQGQLRHAAESYAQRRHALIDALGRHGVQCEQGGEGMHVWLPVADEASAVQALASYGWGVQPGTPFSPGGSAAVRVSTANLESADIEALARDIALSLRLSRRPVY, translated from the coding sequence ATGAATACATTATTGGTGACTGGCTCCACTGCTGTCGAGATCGCTGAATCGATTGAACAGCTTATCCGCGACCGGGAAATTGTTACCGGGCATCTTCTGCCAGCCGTTCGTTCCTTGGCAGCGCAGCTCGACGTCAGCCCCAACACCGTGGGCGCTGCGTACAAGTTACTGCGCGATGCCCAGTGGGTCGTGACGGACGGCAGGCGCGGCACCCGCGTGGCGGCCGAGCAAGCGAGCGCCATTGCCCGCCATGCACTGCCAGAGCATTTGCGCGACCTTGCCAGCGGCAACGTCGACGCGCGCCTGCTGCCGCGCCTGGACGCCCAGGAATGGGCTGGTATGCCCGGCGACACGGGCTACGATATCCAGGCCAATGAGCCTCAGCTGCTGGACCTGGCGGCGCGCTGGCTGCATAGCCAGCACCTGCCGTCCCAGGACATCGGCGTATTTCAGGGCGCCATGGACTGCATGGAAAAAGCCCTGCGCGCCCACTGCCGCCCCGGCAATCGGGTCCTCGTGGAATCACCTTGCTGGCCACCGGTATTGGCACTGCTGGCCAGCCTGCGGCTGAAACCCGTCGCCTTGCTCAGCGACAACCACGGCGCCTGCGTTCCAAGTGAACAGGCACTGCAGAATGCCGCGGCTGTGATTCTCACGCCGCGAGCCCAGAACCCCACAGGGCGAACGTTTTCGGAAAGCCGCTGGCAAACCTGGGCAAACGCGCTGCAAGAAGCGCCCGGGACGCTGCTGATATTGGACGACCATTGGGGCCCGCTCAGCCATGCCACCCCACCCCAGGCCATGGCGATGCCGGCGCGCTGGGTGCACATCACCTCGGCCAGCAAATTTCTGGGGCCCGACCTGCGGCTGTCGGTGGTGACGGGCGCCCCCCAGGTGCTGGCGGCCATGCAGCGTTTGCAGGCACTGGCATCGCGCTGGGTAAGCCTGCTGGTGCAGCGCCTGGCCGCGAGGCTGTGGCAGCAAGCGCTGGACCAAGGGCAGTTGCGGCACGCCGCTGAGAGCTATGCACAGCGGCGCCACGCATTGATCGACGCACTTGGCCGCCATGGGGTGCAGTGCGAGCAAGGCGGCGAGGGAATGCATGTGTGGTTGCCGGTGGCAGACGAGGCTTCTGCCGTGCAGGCGCTGGCATCCTATGGCTGGGGCGTGCAGCCCGGCACGCCCTTCAGCCCGGGGGGCAGCGCAGCGGTTCGGGTCAGCACGGCCAACCTGGAGAGCGCTGACATCGAGGCGCTGGCGCGGGATATCGCCTTGTCGCTGCGCTTGAGTCGGCGGCCGGTTTATTAG
- a CDS encoding glutamine amidotransferase-related protein gives MKSAWVVRHLAFEGLGVFAEVLEQRGYRVRMFEAPVTDLAELDAGEPDLLVLLGGPIGAFDEAVYPYLAGVLQWVEQRLASGRKLLGVCLGAQLIARAMGGQVRPMGVKEIGYAPLTLTAAGRTSVLAPLHASIPVLHWHGDQFEIPRAPRTSRPPPPARIRLSPLATPCWRCSSIWKQTLGRSRPGW, from the coding sequence ATGAAAAGTGCTTGGGTTGTGCGTCATCTGGCGTTCGAAGGCTTGGGCGTATTTGCCGAGGTGCTCGAACAGCGTGGTTATCGCGTGCGCATGTTCGAGGCGCCAGTAACCGACCTTGCTGAACTGGACGCCGGCGAACCGGACTTGCTGGTGCTGCTGGGCGGTCCCATCGGCGCCTTCGATGAGGCTGTCTATCCGTATCTGGCCGGCGTCTTGCAATGGGTGGAGCAACGGCTGGCCTCAGGCCGCAAGTTGCTCGGGGTGTGCCTGGGGGCGCAACTGATCGCCCGGGCGATGGGGGGCCAGGTAAGACCCATGGGGGTGAAGGAAATAGGCTATGCCCCGCTGACCCTCACGGCCGCGGGGCGCACGTCGGTGCTCGCGCCGCTGCACGCATCGATACCGGTATTGCATTGGCACGGCGACCAGTTCGAGATCCCCCGGGCGCCACGCACCTCGCGGCCTCCGCCGCCTGCCCGCATCAGGCTTTCGCCGTTGGCAACGCCGTGCTGGCGTTGCAGTTCCATCTGGAAGCAGACCCTCGGCAGATCGAGGCCTGGCTGGTAG